In the genome of Anas platyrhynchos isolate ZD024472 breed Pekin duck chromosome 23, IASCAAS_PekinDuck_T2T, whole genome shotgun sequence, one region contains:
- the ANK1 gene encoding ankyrin-1 isoform X6, translating into MAARKGRSRPDVAADAATSFLRAARSGNLDKALDHLRNGVDINTCNQNGLNALHLASKEGHVKMVVELLHKEIVLETTTKKGNTALHIAALAGQQDVVRELVNYGANVNAQSQKGFTPLYMAAQENHLEVVKFLLENGANQNVATEDGFTPLAVALQQGHENVVAHLINYGTKGKVRLPALHIAARNDDTRTAAVLLQNDPNADVLSKTGFTPLHIAAHYENLSVAQLLLNRGASVNFTPQNGITPLHIASRRGNIIMVRLLLDRGAQIETRTKDELTPLHCAARNGHVRIAEILLDHGAPIQAKTKNGLSPIHMAAQGDHLDCVRLLLQYSAEIDDITLDHLTPLHVAAHCGHHRVAKLLVEKGAKPNSRALNGFTPLHIACKKNHIRVMELLLKTGASIDAVTESGLTPLHVAAFMGHLPIVKTLLQRGASPNVSNVKVETPLHMAARAGHTDVAKYLLQNKAKANAKAKDDQTPLHCAARIGHTGMVKLLLENNANPNLATTAGHTPLHITAREGHVDTALALLEKGASQTCMTKKGFTPLHVAAKYGKVDVAELLLARDAHPNAAGKNGLTPLHVAVHHNNLEIVKLLLPKGSSPHSSAWNGYTPLHIAAKQNQMEVASSLLQYGASANAESVQGVTPLHLASQEGHADMVALLFSKQANGDLGNKSGLTPLHLVAQEGHVPVADVLVKHRVTVDATTRMGYTPLHVASHYGNIKLVKFLLQHQADVNAKTKLGYTPLHQAAQQGHTDVVTLLLKHGASPNEISTNGTTPLAIAKRLGYISVTDVLKIVTEETDILPVSDKYRMSFPETVDEILDVSEDEGTAHVTVMEEELIAPKPRTPEPRDQEGKREMLELVTRMTLEQMEESAAVPQVPCIPPETVVTRAEEPEQLGPVETEAEQVSLLPAPSVSPQEPSKEFDEDSLIPSSPATETSDNISPVASPVHTGFLVSFMVDARGGSMRGSRHHGLRVVIPPRACAAPTRITCRLVKPQKLPAPPNLAEEEGLASRIIALGPAGAQFLSPVIVEIPHFASYGRGDRELVVLRNENGSVWKEHRNLYEESYMDQLLNGMDEELESLEELEKKRVCRIVTTDFPLYFVVMSRICQVCDMIGPEGGCLRSTLVPMVQATFPDAAVTKEVRLALQAQPVPDELVTKLLGNQATFSPIVTVEPRRRKFHRPIGLRIPLPPSWKDNPRDSGEGDTTSLRLLCSVIGGTAQAQWEDITGTTKLVYEKECANFTTNVSARFWLADCPRTAEAVHFATVLYKELTAVPYMAKFVVFAKMNDAREGRLRCYCMTDDKVDKTLEQHENFTEVARSRDIEVVEGMPLHVELSGNLVPVKKTTQPRTFLFQSFRENRLVISIKVRDSSREASGSLSFLRKAMKYEDLQHVLCHLNISIPPCTKGSSSEERRKTLTPLSLRERYSILSESSFGSLSSTDRADQKMVDIAEQLGLSWAELARELQFGVDDINRIRVENPNSLLEQSIALLNLWVSREGKSVKMESLYTALRNIDRSEIVSTLEGSGRQSRSLKGSWRYTDRDYSLSPSQMNGYASLQDELLSPASLHYTLPSPLRADQYWNEVAIMDAIPMAATEQDALMEMSDMQVWSSGLTPSLVTAEDSSLECSKAEDSDATSEGRFLGQLLTDTHGPDHMGSMDLVEDDTVDSDAMNGLIELLDQEEGQRPEEKMPARDCQLGTGEQDPESEVSFVSVQQKVQARITASPTISHIVEKSADRLRDWNAEGSFISCLQDLTAGSWQEGVTRRLRPTYTMAAGAQGQEQEQVLAPAVELMRVSSAEDSDWQPQHPTGGWPEEADSHFFGQVRGNEVLHLPGEQVTEEQFTDEQGNIVTKKIIRKVVRQLGPSDTDDRQEHEELIVEGSLQEPQDLEAEADHFMKYSILHRDGLGAKEEVQARVPKLEVSGGRMGAQIVKRASLKRGKQ; encoded by the exons AACGGGCTGAATGCCTTGCACCTGGCCTCCAAGGAGGGCCATGTGAAAATggtggtggagctgctgcacaAGGAGATCGTTCTGGAGACAACGACCAAG AAGGGAAACACAGCCCTGCACATTGCTGCCCTGGCTGGGCAACAGGACGTGGTCCGGGAACTGGTGAACTATGGGGCCAATGTCAACGCGCAGTCACAG AAAGGCTTCACACCCCTCTACATGGCAGCACAGGAAAACCACCTGGAAGTTGTCAAGTTCCTGCTGGAAAATGGAGCCAACCAGAACGTAGCCACAGAG GATGGGTTCACACCACTAGctgtggctctgcagcagggacaTGAGAATGTGGTTGCTCACCTTATCAACTATGGGACAAAGGGTAAGGTCCGCCTGCCCGCCTTGCACATTGCAGCCCGCAACGATGACACCCGCACAGCCGCCGTGCTGCTGCAGAATGACCCCAATGCTGACGTCCTCTCCAAG ACTGGATTTACCCCCTTGCACATTGCAGCCCACTACGAGAATCTCAGTGTGGCCCAATTACTGCTGAACCGTGGAGCCAGTGTCAACTTCACACCCCAG AATGGGATCACTCCCCTGCACATAGCCTCCCGTCGAGGCAACATCATCATGGTACGGCTGCTGCTGGATCGTGGGGCCCAGATAGAGACGAGGACCAAG GACGAGCTGACCCCTCTCCACTGTGCAGCTCGCAATGGACATGTGCGAATTGCAGAGATCCTGCTGGATCATGGGGCTCCCATTCAAGCCAAAACCAAG AACGGCCTGTCGCCGATCCACATGGCAGCGCAGGGTGACCACCTGGACTGCGTGCGCCTGCTCCTGCAGTACAGTGCTGAGATCGACGACATCACGCTGGACCACCTAACGCCGCTGCATGTGGCCGCACACTGTGGCCACCACCGTGTGGCCAAGTTGTTGGTGGAGAAGGGGGCCAAGCCCAACTCCAGAGCCCTG AATGGCTTCACGCCCCTCCACATCGCCTGCAAGAAGAACCACATCCGtgtgatggagctgctgctgaagacaGGAGCCTCCATCGACGCTGTCACAGAG TCCGGCCTGACCCCTTTGCACGTGGCTGCCTTCATGGGGCACCTGCCCATTGTTAAGACCCTGCTGCAGCGCGGAGCGTCTCCTAATGTGTCCAATGTG AAAGTAGAGACGCCCCTGCACATGGCAGCCAGAGCTGGGCACACGGATGTGGCCAAGTACCTGCTGCAGAACAAAGCCAAAGCCAACGCCAAGGCCAAG GATGACCAGACTCCTCTGCACTGCGCTGCACGCATTGGCCACACCGGCATGGTCAAACTGCTTCTGGAGAACAATGCAAACCCCAACCTGGCAACAACAGCAGGGCACACACCCCTGCACATCACAGCCAGAGAGGGGCATGTGGACACAGCCCTGGCCTTGCTGGAGAAGGGAGCCTCCCAGACCTGCATGACCAAG AAAGGATTTACCCCTCTCCACGTTGCGGCCAAGTATGGGAAGGTAGAtgtggcagagctgctcctggcacGTGACGCTCACCCTAACGCAGCAGGAAAG AATGGCCTGACCCCACTGCATGTGGCTGTGCACCATAACAACCTGGAGATTGTCAAGCTGCTGCTTCCCAAGGGGAGCTCCCCACACAGCTCAGCCTGG AACGGGTACACCCCCCTGCACATCGCTGCCAAGCAGAACCAGATGGAGGTGGCCAGCAGCTTGCTGCAGTACGGGGCTTCTGCAAATGCGGAGTCTGTGCAGGGAGTCACCCCCCTACACCTGGCTTCTCAGGAGGGGCATGCGGACATGGtggccctgctcttctccaaacAAGCCAACGGCGATTTAGGCAACAAG AGTGGCCTGACTCCTCTCCATCTTGTGGCCCAAGAGGGACATGTGCCAGTTGCTGATGTTCTGGTGAAACACAGAGTTACAGTGGATGCAACAACCAGG ATGGGCTATACCCCGCTGCATGTGGCCAGCCACTATGGGAACATCAAACTGGTGAAGTTTCTGCTACAGCACCAGGCTGATGTCAATGCCAAGACTAAG ctgggctaCACCCCCCTgcaccaggcagcacagcagggccaCACGGATGTCGTGACGCTGCTGCTGAAGCACGGTGCCTCTCCCAACGAGATCAGCACG AATGGCACCACTCCCCTGGCCATTGCGAAGCGGCTCGGCTACATTTCTGTCACAGATGTGCTCAAGATTGTCACAGAGGAAACCGACAtcctg CCAGTCAGTGACAAGTACCGCATGAGCTTTCCAGAGACTGTGGATGAGATTCTGGATGTGTCAGAGGATGAAG GCACTGCTCATGTCACAGTAATGG AGGAGGAGCTGATCGCACCGAAGCCCAGGACACCTGAACCCAGGGACCAGGAGGGCAAGAGGGAGATGCTGGAGCTTGTGACCAGGATGACACTGGAGCAAAT GGAGGAGTCTGCAGCTGTCCCACAGGTCCCCTGTATTCCACCTGAGACTGTGGTGACCAGAGCAGAGGAGCCTGAGCAATTAGGACCTGTGGAGACAGAAGCTGAGCAAGTCAGCCTGCTGCCTGCGCCCTCGGTGTCCCCGCAGGAG CCCTCCAAGGAGTTCGATGAGGACTCTCTGAtccccagcagcccagccactgAGACTTCAGACAACATCAGCCCAGTGGCCAGCCCCGTGCACACAGG GTTCCTGGTGAGCTTCATGGTGGACGCCCGCGGCGGCTCCATGCGGGGCAGCCGGCACCACGGGCTGCGTGTGGTCATCCCACCCCGCGCCTGCGCCGCACCAACCCGCATCACCTGCCGCCTGGTGAAGCCCCAGAAGCTGCCCGCACCCCCAAATCTGGCTGAGGAGGAGGGCTTGGCCAGCAGGATCATCGCTCTGGGGCCCGCCGGGGCCCAGTTCCTCAG CCCTGTCATCGTGGAGATCCCCCACTTTGCCTCTTACGGGCGTGGAGACCGTGAGCTGGTGGTACTGCGCAATGAGAACGGCTCGGTCTGGAAGGAGCACCGCAACCTCTATGAGGAGAGCTACATGGACCAGCTACTCAATGGCATGGATGAGG AGCTGGAgagcctggaggagctggagaagaagagggtCTGCCGCATCGTCACTACCGACTTCCCTCTCTACTTCGTGGTCATGTCCCGGATTTGCCAGGTCTGTGACATGATCGGCCCTGAGGGAGGGTGCTTGAGAAGCACACTGGTGCCCATGGTACAGGCCACCTTCCCAGACGCTGCCGTCACCAAGGAAGTGAGACTGGCCCTGCAG GCACAGCCTGTGCCCGATGAGCTGGTGACCAAACTGCTGGGGAACCAGGCGACCTTCAGCCCCATTGTCACGGTGGAGCCACGCCGGAGGAAGTTCCACCGCCCCATCGGCCTCCGTATCCCTTTGCCCCCGTCCTGGAAGGACAATCCCCGAGACAGTGGCGAGGGTGACACCACCAGCCTGCGTCTGCTCTGCAGTGTGATTG gagggaCAGCCCAAGCTCAGTGGGAAGACATCACAGGCACCACGAAGCTGGTCTATGAAAAGGAATGTGCTAATTTTACCACCAATGTGTCTGCCAG GTTCTGGCTGGCCGACTGCCCACGCACGGCTGAGGCCGTGCACTTTGCCACCGTGCTGTACAAGGAGCTGACAGCTGTGCCCTACATGGCCAAATTTGTGGTGTTTGCCAAGATGAACGATGCACGGGAAGGCAGGCTGCGCTGCTACTGCATGACTGATGACAAGGTGGACAAGACTTTAGAGCAGCATGAAAACTTCACCGAGGTGGCCCGCAGCAGGGACATTGAG GTGGTGGAGGGGATGCCTTTGCATGTTGAGCTCTCAGGAAACCTGGTTCCTGTTAAGAAGACCACGCAGCCACGCACCTTCCTCTTCCAGTCCTTCCGAGAGAACCGCCTCGTCATCTCCATCAAG GTCCGGGACAGCAGTCGGGAAGCCAGCGGCTCCCTGTCTTTCCTGCGCAAGGCCATGAAGTATGAGGACCTGCAGCACGTGCTCTGCCACCTCAACATCAGCATACCACCCTGCACCAAG ggaagcagcagtgAGGAGCGGAGGAAGACACTGACGCCGTTGTCTCTGCGGGAGCGATACAGCATCCTAAGCGAAAGCAGTTTCG gctCTCTGAGCAGCACCGACCGTGCAGACCAGAAGATGGTCGACATAGCAGAGCAGCTGGGCCTCAGCTGGGCAG AGCTGGCACGTGAGCTGCAGTTTGGGGTGGATGACATCAACAGGATACGTGTGGAGAACCCCAactccctgctggagcagagcatAGCCCTACTCAACCTCTGGGTCAGCCGCGAAGGCAAGAGTGTCAAGA TGGAGAGCCTGTACACAGCACTGAGAAATATCGACCGCAGCGAGATCGTCAGCACACTGGAGGGTTCTGGGCGGCAGAGCCGGAGCCTGAAGGGCAGTTGGCGCTACACGGACAGGGACTACTCCCTCTCACCTTCCCAGATGAATG GTTACGCTTCTCTGCAGGACGAGCTGCTGTCCCCTGCCTCCCTGCATTACACGCTGCCATCCCCGCTGCGTGCCGACCAGTACTGGAATGAGGTGGCCATCATGGATGCCATCCCCATGGCTGCCACTGAGCAGGATGCCCTGATGGAGATGTCCGACATGCAGGTGTGGTCCTCGGGGCTCACCCCCTCGCTGGTGACGGCTGAGGACTCCTCTCTGGAGTGCAGCAAGGCTGAGGACTCGGATGCCACGAGCGAAGGCCGTTTCCTGGGGCAGCTTCTAACAGACACGCACGGCCCGGACCACATGGGCTCTATGGACCTAGTTGAGGATGACACAGTGGATTCAGATGCCATGAATGGTCTGATTGAACTGCTAGACCAGGAGGAGGGGCAGAGGCCAGAGGAGAAGATGCCAGCCAGGGACTGCCAGCTGGGGACTGGAGAGCAGGACCCAGAAAGTgaagtttcttttgtttcagttcAGCAGAAGGTACAAGCCAGGATCACGGCATCACCGACCATTAGCCACATTGTGGAGAAGAGTGCAGACAG GCTGAGGGACTGGAATGCAGAAGGCTCCTTTATCTCCTGCCTACAGGACCTGACAGCGGGCTCCTGGCAGGAGGGGGTCACCCGAAGGCTGCGCCCGACCTACACCATGGCTGCCGGGGCGCAGGGCCAGGAGCAAGAGCAGGTCCTGGCACCGGCCGTGGAGCTGATGCGGGTCAGCTCCGCAGAGGACAGCGactggcagccccagcaccccacgGGCGGCTGGCCGGAGGAGGCAGACAGCCACTTCTTCGGGCAGGTGAGG GGCAACGAAGTTCTTCACCTCCCTGGGGAGCAGGTCACAGAGGAGCAGTTCACAGACGAACAAGGCAATATCGTCACCAAGAAG ATCATTCGGAAGGTGGTGCGTCAGCTGGGCCCCAGTGACACGGATGACAGGCAGGAGCATGAGGAGCTGATTGTGGAGGGCTCCCTGCAGGAGCCCCAAGACCTAGAGGCCGAGGCCGATCACTTCATGAAGTACTCCATCCTGCACCGGGATGGTCTAGGGGCCAAG GAGGAGGTACAAGCGCGTGTCCCGAAACTGGAGGTCTCCGGGGGCAGGATGGGGGCTCAGATAGTGAAACGAGCCAGCCTGAAAAGGGGAAAGCAGTGA